In the Hyalangium ruber genome, one interval contains:
- a CDS encoding TerC family protein produces MELQSVGSPALWAGFIVFVLAMLALDLGVFHRKAHVIRAKEALLWSGVWVSLALVFNAGIWWKFGPEPAVQFLTGYLIEKSLSVDNIFVFVIIFSSLAIPSLYQHRVLFWGILTALILRAVMIFAGVAMLQRFHWLIYVFGAFLILTGLKLFLNRNKEEHPENSPVMRWARRVIPSTSKLHGEHFFTLENGKRLATPLFMALLLVEATDVLFALDSIPAIFAVTQDPFIVFTSNIFAILGLRSLFFLLAGMVEKFSYLKVGLSAVLVFVGAKMTLVDVVKIPAFVSLGVIALLIGGSVVASLRKARALEAAKPAAPVDPVVEAN; encoded by the coding sequence ATGGAACTGCAGAGTGTAGGCAGCCCGGCCCTATGGGCCGGCTTCATCGTTTTCGTCCTCGCCATGCTGGCGCTGGACCTCGGAGTCTTCCACCGCAAAGCCCACGTGATCCGCGCCAAGGAAGCCCTCCTCTGGAGCGGCGTCTGGGTGAGTCTCGCGCTGGTGTTCAACGCGGGCATCTGGTGGAAGTTCGGCCCCGAGCCCGCCGTGCAGTTCCTGACCGGCTACTTGATCGAGAAGTCGCTGTCGGTCGACAACATCTTCGTCTTCGTCATCATCTTCTCGTCGCTCGCCATCCCGTCGCTCTACCAGCACCGGGTGCTCTTCTGGGGCATCCTCACCGCCCTGATCCTCCGCGCGGTGATGATCTTCGCCGGCGTGGCCATGCTCCAGCGCTTCCACTGGCTCATCTACGTCTTCGGCGCCTTCCTCATCCTCACGGGCCTCAAGCTCTTCCTCAACCGCAACAAGGAGGAGCACCCCGAGAACAGCCCCGTCATGCGCTGGGCCCGCCGCGTCATCCCCTCCACCAGCAAGCTCCACGGCGAGCACTTCTTCACCCTGGAGAATGGCAAGCGCCTGGCCACCCCCCTCTTCATGGCCCTGCTGCTCGTGGAGGCCACCGACGTCCTCTTCGCCCTGGACTCCATCCCCGCCATCTTCGCCGTCACCCAGGACCCGTTCATCGTCTTCACCTCGAACATCTTCGCCATCCTGGGCCTGCGCTCCCTCTTCTTCCTCCTGGCCGGCATGGTGGAGAAGTTCAGCTACCTCAAGGTCGGCCTGTCCGCGGTCCTCGTCTTCGTCGGCGCGAAGATGACCCTGGTCGACGTGGTGAAGATCCCCGCCTTCGTCTCCCTGGGTGTCATCGCCCTGCTCATCGGCGGCTCGGTGGTGGCCTCGCTGCGCAAGGCACGCGCCCTGGAGGCCGCCAAGCCCGCCGCTCCGGTTGACCCGGTGGTCGAGGCGAACTGA
- a CDS encoding SCP2 sterol-binding domain-containing protein, translating to MPKFPSKEWCEEAVRLTNADPESVAAGQGWNGDFGAVVEAEPGKLAKAFVVHIVPENGRIKKLRVLDDPDDLDEFEPAYVARAQYSVWKELLRGTLDPVEAVLKRRIAVKGDLQPLIERMRYKGIADRVFAALKTEFIDER from the coding sequence ATGCCGAAGTTCCCGTCGAAGGAGTGGTGTGAGGAGGCAGTGCGGCTGACCAACGCGGACCCCGAGTCCGTGGCGGCCGGCCAGGGCTGGAACGGGGACTTCGGGGCGGTGGTGGAAGCCGAGCCCGGCAAGCTGGCCAAGGCGTTCGTGGTCCACATCGTCCCCGAGAACGGCCGCATCAAGAAGCTTCGGGTGCTGGACGATCCGGACGATTTGGACGAGTTCGAGCCGGCGTACGTGGCGCGGGCGCAGTACTCGGTGTGGAAGGAGCTGCTCCGGGGCACCCTGGATCCGGTGGAGGCGGTGCTCAAGCGCCGCATCGCGGTGAAGGGAGACCTGCAGCCCCTCATCGAGCGGATGCGCTACAAGGGCATCGCGGACCGGGTCTTCGCGGCGCTGAAGACGGAGTTCATCGACGAGCGGTGA
- a CDS encoding Hsp70 family protein — protein sequence MADKPRIIGIDLGTTNTLVASVRNRIPKIVPTDRGNLILPSVVALSSKGDMLVGGIAKDQMVTNPKNTLYGTKRLIGRKYHSKAVEELKSYFHYDIVEGADGDAAVALGGKTYSLQHVAGLILGQVKTIAEQFLGGPIAEAVISVPAYYNDNQRNAVKEAGRLAGFDVKRIVNEPTAAALAYGFNRGLDQKILVYDLGGGTFDVSVLQLTGNVFEVLATGGDTFLGGVDFDNRVIDYVLQKFHEAHGIDLAQSPIAMQRIKNAAEAAKIDLTLRLNVVIDLPYIEERKGKPIDLRIPLTRDVLNALTGDLVARTFEMCDRVLEEKGIKRTEIDEIILVGGQSRMPLVQQKIQEHFGKPPRKGVHPDECVALGAALLADSLGSLDSVTLLDALSMPIGYGLPNLRVRRIIEKNSAIPLVRSFRLPAPKDPSSQFIELDIYQGDSDLIVDNEYLGTVRVPASAAGRKIDFKLTEECLLQVMVEEGSAMKRLELATRDTPADLKRAIAESMPKEEVGQPQPQQAAEGGSLLSSIKAFWKR from the coding sequence ATGGCGGACAAACCTCGCATCATCGGGATCGACCTGGGCACGACCAACACGCTGGTCGCGTCAGTGCGTAACCGCATCCCGAAGATTGTCCCCACCGATCGCGGCAACCTGATCCTGCCGTCCGTGGTCGCGCTGTCGTCCAAGGGAGACATGCTGGTCGGCGGTATCGCCAAGGACCAGATGGTCACCAACCCGAAGAACACGCTCTACGGCACCAAGCGGCTCATCGGGCGCAAGTACCACTCCAAGGCGGTGGAGGAGCTCAAGAGCTACTTCCACTACGACATCGTCGAGGGCGCGGACGGTGACGCGGCGGTGGCGCTCGGGGGCAAGACGTACTCGCTGCAGCACGTGGCGGGGCTGATCCTCGGGCAGGTGAAGACCATCGCCGAGCAGTTCCTGGGAGGGCCCATCGCCGAGGCCGTCATCTCGGTGCCGGCCTACTACAACGACAACCAGCGCAACGCGGTGAAGGAGGCGGGGCGCCTGGCGGGCTTCGACGTCAAGCGCATCGTCAACGAGCCCACGGCGGCGGCCCTGGCCTACGGCTTCAACCGGGGCCTGGATCAGAAGATCCTGGTGTACGACCTGGGCGGCGGCACCTTCGACGTGTCCGTGCTGCAACTGACGGGCAACGTCTTCGAGGTGCTGGCCACCGGCGGCGACACCTTCCTGGGCGGCGTGGACTTCGACAACCGGGTCATCGACTACGTGCTCCAGAAGTTCCACGAGGCGCACGGGATCGATCTGGCGCAGAGCCCCATCGCGATGCAGCGGATCAAGAACGCGGCCGAGGCCGCGAAGATCGATCTCACGCTGCGCCTCAACGTGGTCATCGATCTGCCCTACATCGAAGAGCGCAAGGGCAAGCCGATCGACCTGCGGATTCCGCTGACCCGCGACGTGCTCAACGCGCTCACGGGCGATCTGGTGGCCCGGACCTTTGAGATGTGCGACCGGGTGCTGGAAGAGAAGGGCATCAAGCGCACGGAGATCGACGAGATCATCCTGGTGGGCGGCCAGAGCCGCATGCCGCTGGTGCAGCAGAAGATCCAGGAGCACTTCGGCAAGCCGCCGCGCAAGGGCGTGCATCCGGACGAGTGCGTGGCGCTGGGCGCGGCGCTGCTGGCCGACTCGCTGGGCAGCCTGGACTCGGTGACGCTGCTGGACGCGCTGTCGATGCCCATCGGCTACGGGCTGCCGAACCTGCGGGTGCGGCGCATCATCGAGAAGAACTCGGCCATTCCGCTGGTGCGCAGCTTCCGGCTGCCGGCGCCGAAGGATCCCAGCTCGCAGTTCATCGAGCTGGACATCTACCAGGGCGACAGCGACCTGATCGTGGACAACGAGTACCTGGGCACGGTGCGTGTTCCCGCGTCGGCGGCGGGCCGGAAGATCGACTTCAAGCTGACGGAGGAGTGCCTGCTCCAGGTGATGGTGGAGGAGGGCTCCGCCATGAAGCGCTTGGAGCTGGCCACCCGGGATACACCCGCGGATCTGAAGCGGGCGATCGCGGAGTCGATGCCGAAGGAAGAGGTCGGGCAGCCCCAGCCGCAGCAGGCGGCGGAAGGTGGCAGCCTCCTCTCCAGCATCAAGGCGTTCTGGAAGCGGTAG